The region GGAAATTAGATGCCAAAAGAATATCGGGCTGTTTATCAATATCCGCAAGTGCTGCGTCTTGTACCTGTCTAGGAAGTCGGGCAGCTTCAGCCACGCGCCGTATATCGACCGGTATGGCGAGGTGGACTTTGGGCTGAGGTTTGGGCGCCAGCTGTTTTTGCATCAGAAGAGGTATGATAGCATGCTGAGgggtttgtggttggggCACGGGGTGCCGAGTTATATCgcgaggaagctggaggcGGATATCAATaatggggggtgggagacgATTTAGCGGGCGTAAAACAGATGATGGGGGCACGTGAGCGGGGTGGGGgaaaggaagggggaggtcaGTTTTTGTAACGTACACTCTGGACTTTTGGGGGCATAGGAGTACTACTTATGGGCGGGTGAACTTGTTTTATGGCAGAAACACCAAGAGTTGAGAAATGAACGGTTTTTATTTTGTATCAGTATAATGTCGAGATGCTTAAATCATATACTTTTGTCTATTCCGACCGACTCTCATAACCGGCCCTAGAAGCCCTGAGAAGTTAAAATACATATTTCCCACCTCGTCCTTCTAAACCTAATCAAAAGGTATCCTCCTCAACTGCCCCCCACCCATCAGCCCCCGTttcctcatctcctccgccgccgccagcgaGCTCGGCACCTTGATTCCGCAGCAATCCCCCCACCCGACCGCCTGCTGATGCACATGCCTCTTGCCCTCTGTATCATCAAAAATCACCAACTTTCCattctcaatctcctcctctgtcaACTCAGGCTGCTCCTCAGCCAGCTTCCCCATCTCCTCCGTCGCCGggatcaaccccccaaacaaaAAGTGCTGCATCACCGGTAACTTGCCCAGCACCTCATTCACAAACATCTTTCTCATCCCGCCCTCAATCTTTGTCCAGGACTTCGCGGCAGAAATGTCATCCAGCATGGGGGAGTGCCACCTCAACCCTTGGACCGTCTTGGTCGAGTTGACAAAGGCTACTTGGTTGTGGTAGAGGTATTCCGGGCCGAATTGTTCGAGGGACAAAGTCTGGTGGATGGATTTGGGGGTGAGGAAAccgtggtggaggagctgggaggcgccaaagaggaaggggaggaattGGTAGTCGTCTAGGCCCCAGACGCCATGGGAGCCGGCGGGTTCGAGGTAGTAGGTTAGCTGGACAAGGCGCATGAGCTCGAGGTACTTtgggaagacgaggaggaccaGGGAGGGAAATGTGGGttctgggaggagggagaggaggcggaggcagaggaggaagaggaagaagttgAGCTCGTGGCCGGAGCCGTAGTCTATCCTTGTTGCGTTGCCGAAGGAGTGGTGGAGGTAGGTGGAGAGCTCGGGGCTGGCGTCGTTGGCgtgttggggtgggaggttgaggagggagaggaagtgaGGGGTGCGGGATTTGACTTTATCGAGAAAGGTGCGGAAGGTTTTGTTGCCGAAGCGGGAACCGGTGGTTTCGTCTGGGGGGGTGGAACGGCAGAGCTCTTCGATCTCGGTGAGGATGTCCAGGAGGGCTTGGACGGTGGGTGTGACGGTAGAAGCAGAGACAGATGAAATGGGTTTGTCGGCTACGGATTCGGAGAGGtggaagatgaaggagacCACCAACGTGTAAGttggggaggcgaggaacaACTTGTGATCTTGGGGAGTGAGGATGCGGCGAGTGGGTGTCTGGAATTTGACAGTTGACAAGTCTGGTAGAGGAGGTAGAGGCGGGGTTTCCGGCACGGGTTGGAGACTGCCGGATTCGGGttgccggcgccggcgagCCTCGTCCAGTTTTGGTTTACGGGCCAGGAGGTTAGGGATGCTAGGCGCCGGATTCGGGCCCGGGCTTGGCTTCCCGGAGGTTGACGTCGACTCCGGCTGGGGTCCAGTTCCAACGGCTGCTCCAGCTGGTGGGGTTGAAGATGACATGACCTTTGATGTTTCTGTTTGAGAATGCTCCCTAGTTGATAAATGTGGTGCCAGAATTATGAATGCCAAAATCCTTTCAGTGATATCTGATGAAAGTGAGTTTCGTAGTTGAACGAGGCAAGGCTCAGATCGACTGATGTGCAGCCGTTGAGGTTGCAAGCCCAATCTTTGACCCCTGCAAGCACTAAAATGCGGGGCAGTTTTTACTGGGGAAGTGCCGCTCAACCCACGAAATCACTGCGCTGCAAATCCAATCAACGACCGTTTCTCATTGGCAGCCTTGGAAAACTTTCACTACAGACAGACGAAGGAAACAAGATCACCGCCTGCTATCATCGTAACCTTGTCCAGTTCTTGACCAGACATAAAATGACAGTATCAACAACATCGACAGCCCCGGCAGCCGCTCTTGGTGTGCTCCCAAGAGCCGACGGGTCTGCAAAATATTCACATGCCGGATACACAGTCACGGCCTCAGTCAACGGACCCATCGAAGCTCAGCGAAGAGATGAGCATCCCTATGAGGCACACGTTGACGTTATCGTACGACCGGCCGCAGGGGTCGGAGGTGAGGACCCCTCCGCACTCCTactacccctccatcatTTTCTCACCATGAACTTTCCTATATAGGCACAAGAGAACGTCACCTCGAGTCCATCCTCCAATCCTCACTTTCACAGATCATTCTCGTCAAGAACTTCCCTCGCTCTCTCATCCAGATTGTCCTCCAAGTTGAGGACTCGCCAGAAAACGACTATGTGAACACCAAGCTTGTTCAGGCCAGCCTGGTAAGAACGACTTCGTGTTGCTTACGTGCCGATCCTCTCGACATACTGACCTCTGTGGCAGAACTTTTCCATCATGCCAGCCCTGTTTCAAACAGCTGTTCTCGCGCTCTTGTCGGCAGGTGTACCCATCAGGGCaacggcgacggcgacggctATTGCTATTGTTCCCCAGGATGGTACCAAGAGAAGTGTGGTTGATCCATCACCACGAGATGTCGAGATTGCCCAGTCCGTCCATGTACTGGCTTTTACGTCTCACGATGAGCTGTTGCTTGCTGAGAGTGAAGGAGACTTTACTGTCAAGGAATGGGATGATGTCTACGAAACGGCCAAGGACGTATGTTGTCGCCCAGTACCGACCAAGGAAGGGATGGAAATGGTGCTCGACGACGAACACACCAACGGCCCGGATCTGCGCCACTTCTTGCGGTCTACCATGGAGAACAAGGTGGCATCTGATCTCCATTGGAAGTGAGGCGGCGTTCAGGACATCCAAAGAAGCAACGCGGCCCGCGGTTCAAGATTCAGCGCTGTATAGAGAGAGAATACTTGTGGGATGGTAAATGATGAGCTCCCCAACCGAGCCGCGCGATCACTCGGCATACGAATATCAGCACAGTTCAGCAGCTTCACGACGTAACGACGGGTTCTGTGTGCGGGATCATGAAGTTGGACGCGGAGAGATGGCATAGGAGGTATGGAAGGAATGCATGGCTCACAGGAGACAGCCTGAAGTGTTGCGCGGCTAGGCGACTACAATTCAAATGTCGGCAGTTAGCCACGGCATTTGGTGTTGGAAAACATCACCAAAAAACAATCTACCCCCTTGCTGGGGTTTTGACCATCTTTCGATATCTCTCCCCTTATTCTTTTTTGTGATGGAAGCCTGAGTTGATGTCTCAAACACATTGGTGGATCCACCCGCACGGCCATGTTTGGGATTGCCCGTTAGCGGGCCGGGGCCTTGTTTCAGCACCCCTACCCAGAACCCTGACACCGccattctcaccaccacctgacGGCGGCTTCTGCTTGGGAGGCTCGGGAGGGTCTTGAGAATGGAACGTCAGAACCGGGCGTATGCTGGCTCCTCGGGCTCTTTATTTGGGGGCTTTCTCACAGTTGCACCGCGCTGGACGCCTGTAGAGTGGCTTTGCAGGTGGACCACTGGATGACATTGAGACCGAGCTAAACGCCTTGTGTCTCTTGTCGTTCGCGATTCATGCTCCGTTCGGACGCTCACGGCGCTCCCCAGCCGTAGGTATCCAACAAGAAGACGGCTGGCGGCCCCTGCTTGATGTGCGCTTGGAGAGTGATGGATGCGTCAAGGCTGTGGGCCAGTAGATGCTGTCAAGACGAGCACGGCGAGCATGTCCCGCTCTTATTCGTTGTCAAAGTTTCCAAACATTCCAACAACGCAGGATTCGCACCAGGAGATGGTGGTTTGTCATGCGGCTGCTTGGACGCTTCAGCGGACCGTTGCAGAAGGATCTCCAGCACCGATTGGGCTGAACCAGAGGTTCCCCAGGGTTACCAGTGACGGGAAGCCGTGCCGTCAGGGGGTTGTTTTGCTGCCGCACCACTACTGCGGTAACATTCCCCTGGCTTCTCGCCTCCTGAACAGCCCAGCATCGCAGAGGCATGATGAGACTCTCACGCTGGAGACCTTCTGGCAGCTACGCTCCGTACTGCCGTGCTATCCGTCTGCGAGTCTCAAGTGGGTGCTTACGCTTACAGCGCTTCTGCGTATGTGTCAGCCTATGAGCTCTCCCTCCGTGGTTCCCATTTTGAATGTAAACATGGACCTGGCGTTGAATGAGTTTGTGGCACCTCTTGAATTGCACTTTTTGGCTTGACAGCGTCTCTTGAAACTGCAGAAGACAACAGCATCACAGCTACCGCCAGCAACAAACGATACGAGTGGTTGGATTGCCCAAAACTTCTCAACCGTGCCTGTGATATGCGCCTTCTCTCGCATTATCAAAgttctttttggtggtggtggtggtgatggtggtgtaaGTGGTACGTACTTTCTCCAACTGAGGCTAACAACGACCCCAGAGTGGCAGAGGTACCTCCTGAAATGTACCAAaaccccaccaaaaccccTGTCATGAAGCTTCAGAAGATCTTCAGCTGCACCCCCGATTCCTCGACGAAGCTCTCGATCTTCCCCCTGCCAcgccatcccatctcccatCCTGGGGCCTGTCCAAACAGTCAGGGTCATATTATAAACCATCGACGAGTTGTTTCCTCTCTCTGGTCTTCAGTCCTCATCTTGATGACCCAACCGTCCCGTCCCTCTTCGCCCCTCCTCTAGCTCCGTGAGCATCAACACTGAAGCGCTGAGCTCTGCGAGTTCTCTCCAACCGATCCCTTCCTCCTACCTCTTACCTCGGGCTTcattctcttttctttttctttttgtaaTACACTCGATTCGTTCCCTGGTGGGCTTTTTATCTCTTGCATTCTATTTCACTAGACTCCAAGCCATCTGGCAACCAATTCCTCGGCCTCTCAACAGTCGTCCAATCGCTGCAAGCGTCACTCTGATATCTCGTGCATTGACTTCGAACTCGGCACACCTACCTGCCCACCTATTCCCGACTTTCACAAGTTAAAGGTAGATCAGTTCAGATCAGACCGGTGACCGTCTGTTGGACTCGATCGAAAAGAAGATATCACCCTTTTGAAGAGACCACAGTTCACGTGAACGGCGAATTTACACTTGGATCACCAGTTGGCAGGCCATATCACCACCAATCGCCTGCATTCAACGGGGACACCAACGCCACAAGCACCTTCGAAACCGCCAACCGCGGGCCTCGTCCTAGTTGACCCCGCCGCACCCGCCACCAGCCCCTCCGTTGAAAAGACTCCCCGCTCGGCACAGCGTCCCGACACCGCAACGCTTCCACGCTTCCAAGCCATTTACAGGTCAGATCCGCTGAGGAGACACGGACACTGACTGCCGAAAGTGGGGGATTTACAAGACCCTGAAGGTGAGACCCCCTCACAATCCGGTTTAGGACCCTGTTGATCCGGTGGTCAACGAAGAGATGAAGGTGGTGTGGTCCTTGTGATGCCCCAGCACAGACAACAGTGCCGCAATGGATTCCCTGGCTGAGGCCTGTTCCAGATGGAGAGaccacctcgacctcggACGAGGGtcaaagaaagagaagggaTAACAACAAATGCAACCCATCTGCCCGGACCTGCTGACACACCCTCTCTGCCTCCCACAGGTTACTCGATTGTTGTTGTGCCTTGTGCCTCTTGTCCGTCCGGCTCATTGATTTGATTGCTCGGACTGAAGCCGAACTGGCCACGCCTGATTGTCAAGCAATTGACAACTGCCCAGACAACATCCCACTTTTGACTCCGGTCTCTTGCGTCCTGTGACGTCGAACGACAGTTCCCCCCAGGTTTCTCTCCTGCATAGCTGCATCAGCTGCATCGGTTGCATCCCCGCTGCAGCACGGCGTGTTACACTGGGTTTCTGTGAGATCCGGTCTTCGCGCACCGCAGGAAAAGGTTCCGTCGCCGCCAGACGAAAATCCCAAGCTGTTGATCCGCGGGGTGCCCGGCGCACATCGTCTCGATTGGTGGTACCAGCACCTGGCTAAAGTGCCCCTACTAGTGCCTACGCTCTAGCACACATCGCAAACCCAAAGTCGTTTGCAGGGACTTTGCACAACAGTGGACGGGCCGAAAATAGACGAACCCCACCGCCCAGCGACCATGTCCGGCCCAATTTCTTCGCCTACCGCGATTCACCCTGCCCTTAGTCACCCTCACCCCGCTgagccttcttttccttcgcTGCAGCGGCCGTCGGATGGAGTTAATAAGGGCGAGTCCGCCATCTCCGACCGAGCGACGGGGCCCAATATTTCTTTTGGCTTGATGTCGTCCCCCCCAAGCGCCGTCCTCCCCCAGACTCAAGACTCCAACCCTCCCGTCCGACATGCTGACCTCGCGAACCCTCCCAAATCCGCTCTGCCTGCTCTAGGCTCCTCGGTGACTACCGATTCCGATCCCCTGCATGGGCAGGGAAACCGCCTCACTTCTcccccagcaccagctcGCGGCCACCGC is a window of Podospora pseudopauciseta strain CBS 411.78 chromosome 1, whole genome shotgun sequence DNA encoding:
- the RRD2 gene encoding Serine/threonine-protein phosphatase 2A activator 2 (COG:O; EggNog:ENOG503NXCW) — protein: MSSSTPPAGAAVGTGPQPESTSTSGKPSPGPNPAPSIPNLLARKPKLDEARRRRQPESGSLQPVPETPPLPPLPDLSTVKFQTPTRRILTPQDHKLFLASPTYTLVVSFIFHLSESVADKPISSVSASTVTPTVQALLDILTEIEELCRSTPPDETTGSRFGNKTFRTFLDKVKSRTPHFLSLLNLPPQHANDASPELSTYLHHSFGNATRIDYGSGHELNFFLFLLCLRLLSLLPEPTFPSLVLLVFPKYLELMRLVQLTYYLEPAGSHGVWGLDDYQFLPFLFGASQLLHHGFLTPKSIHQTLSLEQFGPEYLYHNQVAFVNSTKTVQGLRWHSPMLDDISAAKSWTKIEGGMRKMFVNEVLGKLPVMQHFLFGGLIPATEEMGKLAEEQPELTEEEIENGKLVIFDDTEGKRHVHQQAVGWGDCCGIKVPSSLAAAEEMRKRGLMGGGQLRRIPFD
- the RRP46 gene encoding exosome non-catalytic core subunit rrp46 (EggNog:ENOG503P261; COG:J), with the protein product MTVSTTSTAPAAALGVLPRADGSAKYSHAGYTVTASVNGPIEAQRRDEHPYEAHVDVIVRPAAGVGGTRERHLESILQSSLSQIILVKNFPRSLIQIVLQVEDSPENDYVNTKLVQASLNFSIMPALFQTAVLALLSAGVPIRATATATAIAIVPQDGTKRSVVDPSPRDVEIAQSVHVLAFTSHDELLLAESEGDFTVKEWDDVYETAKDVCCRPVPTKEGMEMVLDDEHTNGPDLRHFLRSTMENKVASDLHWK